Within Dromaius novaehollandiae isolate bDroNov1 chromosome 8, bDroNov1.hap1, whole genome shotgun sequence, the genomic segment TGTggaagtgttacaagacaaccctgagaagctcagaaagaagactccgtgagcaccctccctggtcggaacaggtaagcgactcaaaggtgcaacgcagtaattattaagagacattgcataaagggtatgtatgatacaagggtaactggttgttgtggtaaccaaaggaaagctttgtacacgtttggacagtgacgactggagtgtacgaaagcgtaattggtaagaacgttcttttaagggtaataatatgggaacaggacaatctgtgggggtatcctcctgttctcctttaggatgcatcctgaaacattggagtaagtttggtgggaatcctttaacaaggagaaaactaaaggaatactgtactcagtggtggccaatgtataaactggaggatgaggaaaaatggccagaaatgggaacgctaaactataatacaatcttgcaacttatgttgttttgcaggagacagaacaaatgggatgaggtcccatatgtagatttgttcttctctctgagaaatgatcatgaaactagaaaaaaaaatgtaagctgttgatctctgactcaaatgtgttaatgatgggCGGAGGAGTCTCCTGCGGTTCAGCAGAGGGAAACGCCAAGTCCTGCGCCTGGCGAGGCATAACCCCatgctgcgggagctgggagcgtagagcctggaggagagaaggctcaaggggccTCTTGTCTTACGTGGTGGAgggcagaaaagaagacagaacccGACTCTTCTCTGTCTGgtcggtgcccagtgacaggatgagaagcactGGCTCCAAATACGCCTTGGCTCCAACTCCTATCGCCACTGCCCATCTCAACCTGAGCCGCCTAGCCCTGTTGCCCTCCCACCAGCAGATGATGCCAGAAGTTGGggatcctgcctgcctgctctgaaCTCCAGTCCCTTTTGCCCTCTCTCTGCTTGAGCAAGTTGGGTTACAGGACCTCCCCTCTGTGGAGTTGGGGGCTCTGCGGGAGCACCCACACTCTGCCCTCCTCTTGTCATCCAAGGGAAGCCTAAGGCTCCCCTGGCTTTGTCTCCCACAGAATGCTTCTGCTCCCCTCTGTGTCAGCCCAGGCAGCCTCCTGAGAGACAACAAGGCCACAGGCACGTGGACGAGCACCTGGCCAAAGCCTGGCCTTAGCTAGAAAGCTCTCAGGAAGGTCCTGGCAACAGTCAAAGAGAGCAGAAGCCCGCAGCTCCCACCCCAAAACCAGACCCCACAGAACGGCGGAGCAGGAAGCAGGCCATTCTCCGAACACAGGTCAATCAGCACAGCCCCTCGCAGAGCATCCTTTATTTAGCTGCTGACTTCATGGCCCTGCAGCACACCCCTTGCATGAGCCTGTGGGAGATTGTGCGGCTCCGcaagcctccccttgctggcacagcgtggttccctgctgctgggaagacagcggccctctcagggcaggcagtgcagtggggctgtagcatgcaggcagctcctgcacagctagccccggggtgttccccttgactccctctgccagcggctgggcatcagtgccctcagcagcggtcttcagggccggctgtagggatgtgcgggccggtgcaggaacctggagcggcctgccctcctgtctcgcccggacagcaccgagctgctgctcccagcatccggggagccctgggaggatgccagcactgcctggctggtgctggggcagcctggtgccgacggcacgctggatgctgtaagggaaggcagaaaggtcagcacaTCCACCACACACCCACTGGACTGGAGAGATCGGAGCTGTGCCCCGCAACCCTCCCGGGTGACTCTGCcacccccaccctgaccaccccctgccagggcctgcctggcacctgcctctagccctggcacccaggtcctcggccccttaccagtgctctggccagcacagccgtcacactcccacaggcccgtggcatcccccACGGAGGAGCATCGGCGGTGTGTCCCGCTGGCAGCgcacgaggagcacagcagcagctgccatgggctggggaagcagagaggctgctgagcagggaggcccCAGCAGGGAGTGATGCCAGGGAGCCCCCCAAGGACAAAGTGGCCAGAGAGCGGCagtgcccacagagcttcctggcctggccccacctggctGCCAAGAGTCCTTGCTCCCCAGGTCCTGGCTGAGACAAATGAACCTCGGCAGAACCCAGGACCCTGGGGTCCttccaccttcttgcaagcccttcagACATCTGGCCAAGCCACTGCTAAGGCCTCTGCCTCCTctgaggaggctgggaaactgctgctgcagaggcttacccctcctcttctgactgctccctgcctccccggtaaaggcactggctggcatcacAGTGGCTGTATGTTTCATATAGGTCTTCCAagttctgctcctcctcctcctcccaagccggtcttctgtgggagaaggaaggaaaggacatgAGACTCCCTCACCCCTTGCATCGGTCAGATCCTGACTGCAGGCCCCTGGTCTTCTGGAGCCCTTTGTTTgcatcacctcagtgaagcaggggactAGGCCAGCAGGACACGTGGGGGCCAGGCCTCTTTGGGAGTCCCACCCAAGCCTTGCTGGGCCCTCTTCAGGACTGACGTTCCCCCTCTGCAAAATGGGACTGATGCcactgacctctgctctcaactgcctgagaTGCTTGCAGGCAGAAACCAAGAGGGAAGAGCCCTAACGGGAGTTCAGTGGGAGCCCTCcttgccccagaagagctttgagggagagaagctgaccccaggagaaaaaaagcccagaaagcagctggacaATCTCACGGAACAACAAATCCCTCCACAGCTCATAACCACCAATGCCCTAATTCTTCCTCAGCAAGCCCCTTTCCTGTGGGAGGAACAGAGTACAGGACATCCCTGTAGGCAGAGCTGTATCAtcctctcctgcaggcagctgctcttgctggaggtACAGCCTGTGTGGAGGGACTGTGGGCTGGGCGGGAACAGCTCCCTGGCCATTCTCATCTCTTCTACGCATggcgagagggaggaagagaaccaACCTGTCAGGTATGCGGATACCCAGGCGCCACATCTCAGGCAGAAACTTCTCACGGTCCTTGCACAAGGGACACGCAAAGTGCTTCAAAGCAGAACGGAGAGCATGTCCCTGCAGGAGAACGACTACCAGTGTGAGCGGGACActgctgctgggcacctctggtgcttcagaggtgggagaggggagggtctcctacctggatgcagcctcggtggaaccaggcgtgcttgcagaagggacacaccatggtgctgtaggaggtcctgtcctccacgggctccatgcagatgatgcacaCGGTGTCCCCGTCTtggtgcgtctccactgtctgctgtgggcgatgctcccagcacaatgACCTGAGCGAAGACAAAGAggggagcctggaggagctgcaggagtccTTCCTTGTCTCTGGATGAGGCTTCCCATGGCTGTAGAGGCCATCACCACTGCAGTGCTCTGTGCACATGTCCCTTTTCACATCCCTTTCCTCCCAGCGTGTTCCCCACCCAAAAGGGCTCCGCatgtcctggctgaggcctgGGCTCCACACTTGCTTgaagggccctggggcacttatGGGGGCTTTGCCTGCAGGGTGGAGGCCTTGGCAAAGACACACGTTTGCCAGCCTTCAGCCCTTAGGAATCCATCCTGGCCCCCCAGGGGGCTGAGACCAATGGATTGCTAGGGCATCGCTGACGGCACACcctcctgctcagctccagcaccacagggaagggggaaaaacggtacatgagccctccatgtcctggatcaggccccaggggacatttgcaggggtcactgcagggcagagcaggcaggttgcCCAAACGCTTGGCCagtgagggcagcggggagcaggaggggatttTAGGCACGGGAGGCTCCAGCCCGAGAAATGGCAGCCCTTACCTgaactccccaaagaactgcgagacgcagccctGTCTGGacccgcaggggaagtggaacttgcgggCGCATCGCTTCTGCTGGCATGCAACGGTGGCCCCCATCTTTCCACagacacagcaggtctgcaaagagcacagcagcacccCGCTCACCATCAGTGACATTGGTCAGGGACCccgagctctgccctgcccttcgGGGGAGGACACAGGGCTCTCTGGACCTGGCTCAGCTCACATAGGAGCCTTCTGTTAAAGAATCCTCTTTTCCAGCTTGTCCTCAAAACACTCTGCCTATGATCTTCTTggacatcagcatcagcatcaggtaAAGAAACCAAGCAGGTGACCCTGAGCTtgtgatggggagccaggagcggCAGCAGGCAATgacgtgcagccaggctctcCCTCCTTCATTAGCACTGCTAGGGAGCTGGCTGCCTTCTTGCAGAGACAGACATGCAGGAGCACTTGGGACACTAATGCAAGCTGGGCTCGTGACCTCCTGGGACTGGCTAGGGAAGGCCATGAGGGAGACCTGTCACAGCAACACAACCCTCCTCCCCTGCTAGATCCTCACCTTCTGGGCTGCCCGATTCACTGCCTGCCTGATATCCTCAGGGAGGAACCGGCAGAATCCATCCTCATCCGTGCCTCTCTGGTAAAGCCCTTCAGCAAGAtactggaaggcagaaaagtgcaggagctcatcAGGTCAGTGAGACAGGCACCATTCTTGATGGCTTGTCCTGAGCCTTGAGAGACAGCAGGGGCAGGCAGTGCTTAGCTCCCCCGGGACTGGGCGAGCTGCAGTAGCGCTTGCCTTAGACCTCATTCTGAACAAGAAGGCATGGGGAGGGCCGAGCTCTGggtgtgctgtggctttgcaagcTGCTGACCCA encodes:
- the LOC135329084 gene encoding PHD finger protein 7-like, with translation MSLMVSGVLLCSLQTCCVCGKMGATVACQQKRCARKFHFPCGSRQGCVSQFFGEFRSLCWEHRPQQTVETHQDGDTVCIICMEPVEDRTSYSTMVCPFCKHAWFHRGCIQGHALRSALKHFACPLCKDREKFLPEMWRLGIRIPDRRPAWEEEEEQNLEDLYETYSHCDASQCLYRGGREQSEEEG